The following nucleotide sequence is from Aedes aegypti strain LVP_AGWG chromosome 3, AaegL5.0 Primary Assembly, whole genome shotgun sequence.
TAACACTTCGAGCACCAATGATCGTTTCATTGTCCTCATCGGGCGTATTTCCGTTCATACAAAACAGTAGACTTTCGCTCATTTTTGATTCGCTCAAATGCTCCAAATCAGCATCGGAGTCATAATCGTCCGACTGGCTTGAAAACGACAAATCTGCCGGGCTGTCCGTCATAACGCTACGACTCAGAAGATAGTCCCTGAAATAAATGATTCGTTGAAATGATAATACATTTATCCAGAACAATGACCCGTACCTGAATGTACTTGTCAAAGAACTTCCTTCTTCATCTGTACCTTGTACTACCGAACCGCCGTTATGGTCCAATCCGCTATTCGTATGCTGCGATGCGTTATCGGTAATCGGGTATGGTTTCAGTGGTGGTTCCGACGTAACGTCGTCTTCATCTTCCTCTCGCAAGCTGGAAAAACTTGTTTGACTGGTGTAGGTGGTATGTTGTTGATCAGCGGTGTTCAATCCCGCCAGCAGCATTACCGGCTTGCGGGAGCGTGGGGTCATAATCGATTCCTAATGAGATAGAATTAGATGGAGGATCAAGAGTTAGAATGCtcatgtttatttaaaaaaatactagaaGTCATACTTTAAGCAAGAATAAATCATGTTTCATTCAAATGAAAtatgaagaagcttgaaagcggATTGTTAACGATAAGCCGAATATGTAGTACGCTAGTAAAGAAGAAGTGAGGATACGATAACAGTTTGTCGGAAAAAGATTTGTCGTTACTTCCATAGCATAAGACAGAATAAAAGGGAAAAAATAAAGGCAATTACACAATAGATAGGTACCTATTTGTAGAAACAAACGACAAAACATATCACTCCATATTGCAAACGCTATTATTCGAATCGAGACTTTCACACCCCGCTATACGAGATTAAGGTAAACTAAGGGAGAATAAGGTACCATGGGGCAAGTTGATAATGGAAATCGTACAGTTGAGATTCTTTAAATTCTAAAGActgtaaattgaaataaatgaggtcgtttatattttttagctcccaccaaatataagcggtATGTTgagattgatttttatgtaaaattgaagaaaaagtacagaaaatgtttttgaaaaacaacCCTACTTTTCacaatcgttttgaacaataaattgaaaaactaacagttatatttacgatttctattaacttcaacatttgttaaggagtcccaatgaacaataacatatgAAGGTAAGATGTAAATAAAATTAGTATTAATCTTGGCAATTCAAATAACTTCTGTTCAGTTATATTTGttcaaatgattcgacaacaatATAACGacaacattttcaatgttagttcttacatcatgggatAGCGATTACATTTCTACTCTATAGAATTTCCACCgttcgttatttgtttttgaggaAGTCAGatataacgtcggataactcttcgggagaaatcattTCTTGGAACGGAACCTTCAAAGAAGTGTTCAGAATCTGTTTTGTCATTTTCATGTCTTGAACTTACATACACATTCTACgggatttccgtgcgttctcttataattgtaatttttcaatcatcgtatTCCTTTCAATCAGCTGTCCGAAGTATACACATtaaaattgtaatgtttggcaaacTCTTTTAGAAAAGTCTCATGATGTTTTAAAGCTTTTAATGCTTTGAGTAAAGTGTTTcttgaatagggtcctaaagccttgTCCCAATttcagtgccaaacgcttaactttaggctaaaaacacatgtttactaatttttttttaatgtttttcggttatttaagcccaaaaaacattttttatgtttatttcgagattttgtcacaccccttggcttaaactcatgttttgagtgtattttgttttccgtgtcccttccgaaatgtcagatagaatTTTGTTGACTAAGcaaatgtcaaacatgatcataagtgtcaaggttcatatatggatccaattttgaaattaaagtttaaatgtgATATgggtagccgttatttgagtgggaaaaattgctaaagcagttgcagtaacatgctctttcgtgttattaaataaaaacaagatttcattaaacattttaggaccctattatcagCATGTTCTGTTTTTCTATGGTTATTGGAACTTTGTTTACTCATAGCTACCTAAAAAGctaacacaaattcaatctctagtGAGAAACTTTTTACTTGCCCCGCGTGATGAACGGTAttttaatttagttatttttaggccTACATCGAATCAGGCAAACTTAGAAATGgcaaagaaaattattttccgcaatctttttccactgaaaatattaaaataggatTGCATgacgccaacttgttacggagtaataACAGGTTAACTATGCTCCGCTCTATTgtgcaataatggttgaaaaatctcaggaatctctcACCTGTCATAATGTTCTGAATGGTCTTAAAATTTTACGCATGAATTTAAAACGGTATGTGAATTACCGTTGTTCGGTCTCACCGCAACGATATCTCCCATTCGCTTTAGGCTAGGCGCACTCGTAAACAGCAGCAGCGCAGCCGTGTGCATTCAATTTCCCTGCTTTCGCCCCTGATAGCAGCAAGCAGCCCAATTGCTTTGATGCTGTTGCTTTGGGCTGCGTGATGCTAGCTGTTGGCGTATCACACCTTTGCACTGTGTTTTAATTcctcgttttcatgcgctttttgaatagcgccctaaccgttgattttagcgatatagtttgttcggagaagtttcttggtatattaaggcgcaacttttgacgaaaaaatttttgtgatcaatccacctagcagtgagatagaaaaactattttttcaaaaaatttagatagacatatggtgtcttcggcaaagttgtagaattggcaatttgaaacaactttgtcgaagacacaatttttctatctcttatactttttgagatatatgccgttgtatgtgaatgagctagaacaatctcacagatttcagtaagttgatcgaaagtatttatcatttgatgactcttcaTGGTATTAactgaaatttgtcaaaaatgagtgcttcgtgaagcccaagcaggacagttcggttttgcgtcgtccgatagatttggctcacgttttcgcgcatgttttcgtcgccggagatttttttttcctgttttcaagcgtcttgctgggtagtgcttcgtgaagcccaagcaggacagttcagttttgcgtcgtccgaaaaatttggctcacggtttcgcgcatgttttcgtcgccggagattttttcttttttcctgttttcaagcgtcttgctgggtagtgcttcgtaaagcccaagcaggacagttcagttttgcgtcgtccgataaatttggctcacggtttcgcgcatgttttcgtcgccggagattttttttttccctgttttcaagcgtcttgctgggtagtgcttcgtgaagcccaagcaggacagttcagttttgcgtcgtccgatagatttggctcacggtttcgcgcatgttttcgtcgccggagatttttttttttcctgttttcaagcgtcttgctgggtagtgcttcgtgaagcccaagcaggacagttcggttttgcgtcgtccgatagatttggctcacgttttcgcgcatgttttcgtcgccggagattttttttttttttcctgttttcaagcgtcttgctgggtagtgcttcgtgaagcccaagcaggacagttcggttttgcgtcgtccgatagatttggctcacgttttcgcgcatgttttcgtcgccggagatttttttttcctgttttcaagcgtcttgctgggtagtgcttcgtgaagcccaagcaggacagttcggttttgcgtcgtccgatagatttggctcacggtttcgcgcgtgttttcggctcctaagattttttttttctgttttggagcgtcttgctgggtaggtatttggaaggcacaagcaagacggtttgttttcgggacgccaagaagttttgctgtcagtatcagttttgtgttcagtcgaggatggtttaccaactggtgagttcgtttcattcttgtgataacacatattttcttgaaagcgtaacttttaagtaattttaaaacaaactttgtatggttcgtcactataagtgtcggcattatgtttttttcttatacaatttcaatatacatatatttgtctcttttatacgttattaaaaattatcttttgaattgttcgacattgtgaatgttgacgtattttttaaaacttgtaccatatcgagacaaaatgcacagtaatactcatatgtaattttcaaacaaactatgtatagttcgtcactacaagtgtcggcattattcctgtttcatataatttaaaatatatacatgtaattttcagttttcgtcattaataaaaacatcttttgaatagagtagtgtttgatccttcgaccttgacacttgctcctgctggggcgggtgatgagggcaggatcaaacatgtcgcgcgtcggtagtgaagcggtgaaaaagtgatcggttcgttagtagtgtttgatccttccaccttgacgctggctcctgcgggagcgggtgatgagggcaggatcaaatatgtcgcgcgtcggtagtgaagcggtgaaaaagtgatcggttcgtaagtagtgtttgatccttcgatcttgacgcttgctcctgcgggggcgggcgatggggcaggatcaaacttgtcgcgcgtcgttcgctcagagaaatgaaaaagcgccgcggatcgctagtagtgtttgatctattgatcgcgtcgcttgctcttgcgtgggcgagtgacgaacacttgttcggcgtttaatgcgattatcgaattatttcgcgaatccggttaggcgtgattatatcatggctcgcatcaccaaacattggtgactcccagatctttaccttatcccactaacccaatatcctctccatgacaaccgtggagatgcagaggtgatctcggtctctagtaacaacggtagtcacactaacattccttccattccccgatgaccgtaaggacgtggccggcgccgttattgacttttaaatttgagctctcgatttgtgcacattgaagaatggtaagctaatcccaagccccattcattaattccctgtgcaacttcgattgttctggtcaatcacggagtagcaactacgaattgtacggtcatctatgcttatgcttatgcttatgctttatatgccgttgtatgtgaatgacccctaaaaattatattttttatcataacttttttccaagatttttaacattttttgtgttttctacaaagttgtgtgtcatagaaaaacccgtgtttttgcttaacatatcatcaccctatcttttgaagtaacaaagttattcatgaattactcttttttcaaggggtagtttaggcctctataactgacttcggcgcaaaatggcgcagacaactcttacaaatcatgaaagtaccatacctttcggcagttgataaaaacttttgtctataagcgtctttgcatgggtttttactatcaaacaaataagccttattaaaacgaattcgactgacaattcttttactttaagagatagagaggtgcaatgttcagcaaaaacacgcgtttcaagatgtttaacaactttgtagaagacatgaaaaatgttaaaaatttaagtaaaaagttataatcgaaaatgattttaaattatttttttcatacaaatttgtgtactttaagttaaaaaattcgtaactcttttacaagatttttaacatttttcatatcttctacaaagttgttaaacatcttgaaacgcgtgtttttgctgaacattgcacctctctatctcttaaagtaaaataattaccagtcgaattcgttttaataaggcttatttgtttgatagtaaaaacccatgcaaagacgcttatagacaaaagtttttatcaactgccgaaagggaagatatggtactttcatgatttgtaagagttgtctgcgccattttgcgccgaagccagttgtagaggcctaaactaccccttctaaaaagagtaattcatgaataactttgttacttcaaaagatagggtgatgatatgttcagcaaaaacacgggtttttctatgacaaacaactttgtagaaaacacaaaaaatgttaaaaatcttggaaaaaagttattttttaggggtcattcacatacaacggcctatatctcaaaaagtataagagatagaaaaattgtgtcttcgacaaagttgtttcgaattgccaattctacaactttgccgaagacaccatatgtctatctaaattttttgaaaaaatagtttttctatctcactgctaggtggattgatcacaaattttttttcgtcaaaagttgcgccttaatataccaagaaacttctccaaacaaactatatcgctaaaatcaacggttagggcgctattcaaaaagcgcatgaaaacgaggAATTAAAACACAGTGCTTTGTAATGTAAAGATCATCCGTATTACCTCTAGGATATAAAAGAGGCACCCTTTCAGTTGTGAGTTAGTTGTAAGTTGTGACTGTAACTGTAGAGTATCGTTtccccaccgagcaggagcactgcctctcggtggtggtAATAAATCATCGTCAGTAGTAGAAGTACAGTTTGTTCGTTATTTCGTCTGCCTCTCCGGGaccaaaaagaaaaataacgtagggcctggtcaaccctggacAAAACAACCGTTCAGtaaaatattttcacttcacagcattattttcacttatCCCATTTACCCATTTGCCCCGCGATACCTTATAGAAAACATTTTCACTAACACATTAAAAAGAAAACAACGTGCCCACTTTAGAAATTACATTTCTAATAGCGCTCTAATAGAGCTGTAACTCCTACGAATTGCGATAACAATTTGCAGactttcaaaggcactaaactgattCTGCAACTAGAAACACTTTCACTACATAAGGAACCATTGAATAGTACCAACCTGCATCGATTTGGGCATCCGTTGAGTAGATTTGGTGATCGGTGACATCGAGTTCCTACCGTTAATCGCCGGAGTACTCGTCAGGTATCCGACGTTCCACGCGTTGACCTCTAGGTTTGCATTGTTCTCGTTTACCGTTTGTGCGTAGTCCTCATTGGGAAACGATTTCGTATTACCGAGAAGCTTCGAAACTGCAATAATCCGACAACTCTCTTCACTACCCCCTATCGATTTCCTCGCGCTTCTCAAGTTATCCTCGAAGCAACATTTGAGCAACGACGCCGAAGAGCACTTTTTGCCAGATCTGTGATCCTGACCGAATGGAAATCGAAGGCTACCCATCGATACACCTTTGATGagcttatttttcaagaaagacaTTTTCTTCTCCTTGCTTCCTCGATCGTGGCGATCTTCCTGCATGATCGAGCTCAAGTTCGGTTCCGATTTATACTTTGACCGACTATCACTCAAATTAGGTGAGCAGTATCTATCTTCTTCGTTATCGCTAAGCGTTCTGCCTTCTGCGTCGTGAATCTCGTGACTGTCATCGTCTTCGTCACCGATATCATCATCTTCTTGTTCAACGAAATCTTCATCGTCCTCGGGTGGTGGAGGTTCATCGTCCGGATTCAGTCGAAATCGTTTGACAATCACATCATCTTCTTCAACTAACTCTAATGAAACGACGGGTTCTTTGGTGGTACATCGATACGAATCCATCGAAGTGCTAGACGTGGAACTATTGCTTCGTTTGACTATGGACGACAATGCGGGCGATTGGGAATATGAGCTTGAAGCGATACCCTCTAAagatgacgacgatgacgagATTGACGTGGAAGAAGATCGCTTTCCTAACATTCCAGGAGAATCCACTGTTGCAGGTAGTGGACTCTGGAATAGAACTCGCTGCTTGGGAATGAGCGGGGTTGACCCATTTGGAGTCTGATCGATCAATAGGACACGAAAGCATGATTTCAAAGGAGCCGAAACATGGATTCATGCGCATTAGTGACAATGAAATGGATGCCAAGCATGCAAAGAGAAATGCAGTTAATGATCGTGTTTCATGGTAGTTGAAGCAAAGTGACCTTACCTGTATACTAACTGGAGTGTGACTATTTCGTTTCGGAGTCTTAGATATCGGATGCTTGTGGAAAATATGTCGCTTTATCGAATCACCGAAAGATTTAACCATTTTGTTACTCGAACCACTGGAATTCTTCTCTCTTAGCATCAGCACTTGCAGTGGCGTACCGTGTCCATTTTCACGATTGAACTGTTTGATAAGCTTTTTCTTTTTGGAGGATTCCGGTAGACTTTGAATGTGCGCATAGAGTTGAGCCAGGGCAGTATCGGTTGAATTCTGGACGTGTGCTTCTGCCGTTTTCTCGCGATCGACGAAAGTGTAAACCGTATTTGCTACGGAATCTGATGTTACCGATTCATCCAGTATGTGCTCCGGGGACATTGTTTTGCGCCGCTTTCGCTCCACAAAATAAGCCCGAATGTCCGTTGCCAGTTTGGGTGGAATGTGGAACAACCGTGGTCCAGTCTTGATCATAAAACTTATTATACCAAACATTTGCTGAGTGGTGGCATGTAAAGCTTCTGGGGACAATTTTCGGGGGCATATTAAATGTGGCGTGAAAACTGTGGCTAAATTATC
It contains:
- the LOC5578444 gene encoding uncharacterized protein LOC5578444, yielding MCDKPNSVRLDQEIADRLKHDHPEQFLTLVRMHLSFELDLNTDTENDPASLEKVKVKKWKGFHKKARGCASTKSNSPETAKTVLTTQNIRVVRQLIDFLIQDKNISQEGIFRKTGSLQRQSELKNALIHGVPINLENGDFTAHDCASVLKNFLADLSEPLLTEHYYPAYCQVADFCHSKDSIAFREERLLHVIQLLVLLLPKENNKLLECIIEMLYKTVQHEGTNKMSADNLATVFTPHLICPRKLSPEALHATTQQMFGIISFMIKTGPRLFHIPPKLATDIRAYFVERKRRKTMSPEHILDESVTSDSVANTVYTFVDREKTAEAHVQNSTDTALAQLYAHIQSLPESSKKKKLIKQFNRENGHGTPLQVLMLREKNSSGSSNKMVKSFGDSIKRHIFHKHPISKTPKRNSHTPVSIQTPNGSTPLIPKQRVLFQSPLPATVDSPGMLGKRSSSTSISSSSSSLEGIASSSYSQSPALSSIVKRSNSSTSSTSMDSYRCTTKEPVVSLELVEEDDVIVKRFRLNPDDEPPPPEDDEDFVEQEDDDIGDEDDDSHEIHDAEGRTLSDNEEDRYCSPNLSDSRSKYKSEPNLSSIMQEDRHDRGSKEKKMSFLKNKLIKGVSMGSLRFPFGQDHRSGKKCSSASLLKCCFEDNLRSARKSIGGSEESCRIIAVSKLLGNTKSFPNEDYAQTVNENNANLEVNAWNVGYLTSTPAINGRNSMSPITKSTQRMPKSMQESIMTPRSRKPVMLLAGLNTADQQHTTYTSQTSFSSLREEDEDDVTSEPPLKPYPITDNASQHTNSGLDHNGGSVVQGTDEEGSSLTSTFRDYLLSRSVMTDSPADLSFSSQSDDYDSDADLEHLSESKMSESLLFCMNGNTPDEDNETIIGARSVSAEQLNEAGKDSELPNKSELDETSL